Proteins encoded by one window of Cylindrospermum stagnale PCC 7417:
- a CDS encoding type I restriction endonuclease subunit R encodes MSATFTESTVEQATLDWLEELGYTPLNGAEIAPDIPHSERQEYNDVVLINRLQTALEIINPQIPFDAIQDTIKKITRTETPVLEENNRRFHQYLTEGVDVEYQQHGQTQYKKLWLIDFDEIDNNDWLAVNQFTVIENKNNRRPDVIIFINGLPIAVIELKNAVKEYATIKGAFNQLQTYKKDIPCLFSYNEILVISDVVNARVGTLTADWERFMPWRSVDGENIFPKGQSELETIIKGIFNKTTILDILQYFIVFEVDQDTIIKKIAGYHQYHAVNKAITATIKATRLNGDQKVGVVWHTQGSGKSLTMAFYAGKLIQEPDMRNPTLVILTDRNDLDDQLFNTFSSCADLLRQTPVQAENRESLTALLQVAAGGIVFTTIQKFAPETGNEYPELSPRRNIVLIADEAHRSQYGLKAKVVQKDDAAYIKYGYAKYLRDAIPNASFVGFTGTPISQTDKNTAALFGNYIDIYDIQRAVEDEATVKIYYEGRLAKLDLEPSERPKIDPEFEEITEDEELTSKEKLKSRWARLEALVGAEKRIAQIAKDIVAHFENRTAAPELRDGKGMIVCMSRRICADLYNAITQLKPEWHSEDDSQGFLKVVMTGSAADEEKMQPHIRNKKRRKDLAKRFKKADDPFKLVIVRDMWLTGFDAPSLHSLYVDKPMQGHNLMQAIARVNRVFKDKPGGLVVDYLGIAEQLKEALKDYTESDRGETGIPTELALAVLQEKYEVVQGMYHGFNYQKFFTGKPTERVSMIPAALNHILGLEDGKQRYIKAVTELSQAFALVSSTDEAIAIRDEVGFFQAIKAAMVKHTTINGKSPEDVDAAVRQIVSKAIASDQVIDIFASAGLNKPNIAVLSDEFLEEVRGLPYRNVALEALQKLINDQIKVSSRKNLIQSRSFREMLENTIKRYQNRAIETAQVINEFIELVKAMREAQKRGENLGLTEDETAFYDALEVNDSAVISLGDNTLKAIARDLVKAIRSNLTIDWTVKENVRAKLRVTVKRLLKKYGYPPDKQEKATATVLEQAELLCKDWVA; translated from the coding sequence ATGAGCGCTACATTCACCGAATCCACAGTTGAACAAGCCACCCTAGACTGGCTAGAAGAACTCGGATACACCCCCCTTAATGGTGCTGAAATCGCCCCCGACATACCCCACAGCGAACGCCAAGAATATAACGATGTCGTCCTTATTAACCGCTTGCAAACCGCCTTAGAAATTATTAACCCCCAGATTCCCTTTGACGCAATCCAAGACACCATCAAAAAAATTACCCGCACCGAAACCCCCGTTTTAGAAGAAAATAACCGCCGCTTTCATCAATACCTCACAGAAGGGGTAGATGTTGAATACCAACAACACGGACAAACTCAATATAAAAAACTTTGGTTAATTGATTTTGATGAAATTGATAACAACGATTGGTTAGCAGTTAATCAATTTACCGTCATTGAAAATAAAAATAATCGCCGCCCTGATGTCATCATCTTTATTAATGGTTTACCCATCGCTGTAATTGAACTCAAAAACGCTGTTAAAGAATACGCCACCATCAAAGGTGCATTTAATCAACTGCAAACTTATAAAAAAGATATCCCCTGTTTATTTTCCTATAACGAAATCCTCGTAATATCAGACGTTGTTAATGCCAGAGTGGGAACCTTAACCGCAGATTGGGAACGGTTTATGCCTTGGCGTTCTGTAGATGGTGAAAATATCTTTCCTAAAGGACAATCAGAACTAGAAACAATTATCAAAGGCATCTTTAATAAAACTACTATATTAGATATTCTCCAATACTTTATCGTTTTTGAAGTAGACCAAGACACGATTATTAAAAAAATCGCCGGCTATCACCAATACCACGCTGTTAATAAAGCCATTACTGCTACCATCAAAGCCACCCGTCTTAATGGTGATCAAAAAGTTGGCGTAGTTTGGCATACTCAAGGCAGCGGTAAAAGCCTAACTATGGCCTTCTATGCGGGGAAACTCATTCAAGAACCAGACATGAGAAACCCCACTCTAGTTATCCTCACCGATAGAAACGACCTTGACGACCAATTATTTAATACCTTCTCATCCTGCGCTGATTTATTACGCCAAACCCCAGTTCAAGCAGAAAATAGGGAAAGTTTAACAGCATTACTCCAAGTTGCAGCGGGGGGAATTGTTTTTACCACCATCCAAAAATTTGCCCCAGAGACGGGTAACGAATACCCGGAACTTTCCCCCAGACGCAATATTGTTTTAATAGCCGATGAAGCACACAGAAGCCAATACGGTTTAAAAGCGAAAGTCGTTCAAAAAGATGATGCGGCTTATATTAAATACGGTTACGCTAAATATTTAAGAGACGCCATCCCTAACGCTTCCTTTGTGGGGTTCACAGGTACACCCATTAGCCAAACTGATAAAAATACTGCTGCCCTGTTTGGTAATTATATCGACATTTACGACATTCAACGCGCTGTGGAAGATGAAGCCACGGTCAAAATTTATTATGAGGGACGACTGGCTAAACTAGATTTGGAACCTTCAGAACGTCCGAAAATTGACCCGGAATTTGAAGAAATCACCGAGGACGAAGAACTCACCAGCAAGGAAAAGCTCAAAAGCAGATGGGCAAGATTAGAAGCTTTGGTGGGTGCAGAAAAACGCATTGCTCAAATTGCTAAAGATATTGTCGCACATTTCGAGAATCGCACCGCAGCACCGGAACTCAGAGATGGTAAGGGGATGATTGTTTGCATGAGTCGCAGGATTTGTGCAGACTTGTACAACGCCATCACCCAACTTAAACCAGAATGGCACAGTGAAGACGATAGCCAAGGTTTTCTCAAAGTGGTGATGACTGGTTCCGCTGCTGATGAAGAGAAAATGCAACCCCACATCCGCAATAAAAAACGCCGCAAAGATTTAGCTAAACGCTTCAAAAAAGCAGATGATCCTTTTAAATTAGTCATAGTCCGGGATATGTGGTTAACCGGCTTTGATGCCCCAAGTCTGCATAGTCTGTATGTAGATAAACCGATGCAGGGACACAATTTGATGCAAGCGATCGCTAGGGTAAATCGCGTCTTTAAAGACAAGCCAGGGGGGTTGGTGGTTGATTACCTGGGTATCGCTGAACAACTCAAGGAGGCACTGAAAGACTACACCGAAAGCGATAGAGGGGAAACAGGTATTCCTACAGAACTTGCTTTAGCTGTGTTGCAAGAAAAATATGAAGTGGTGCAAGGGATGTATCACGGCTTCAACTACCAGAAGTTCTTTACAGGTAAACCCACAGAACGAGTATCAATGATTCCCGCTGCCCTGAATCATATCTTGGGACTAGAGGACGGTAAACAACGCTATATCAAGGCTGTGACTGAATTATCCCAGGCTTTTGCCCTAGTTAGCAGCACTGATGAGGCGATCGCTATTCGGGATGAAGTGGGATTTTTTCAAGCTATCAAAGCAGCGATGGTGAAGCATACCACAATTAACGGCAAAAGTCCAGAAGATGTTGATGCAGCAGTTCGCCAGATTGTCTCGAAAGCGATCGCTAGTGACCAAGTAATAGACATCTTTGCATCTGCTGGACTGAACAAACCAAATATCGCTGTCCTGTCTGATGAATTTCTCGAAGAAGTGCGGGGTTTACCCTACCGGAATGTGGCCCTAGAAGCCTTACAAAAATTAATCAATGACCAAATCAAAGTTAGTTCCCGCAAAAATTTGATTCAATCTCGCTCTTTTCGAGAAATGTTAGAAAACACCATCAAAAGATACCAAAATCGTGCTATAGAAACCGCCCAAGTCATCAACGAATTCATTGAACTAGTAAAAGCCATGAGGGAGGCACAGAAACGGGGTGAAAACTTAGGACTAACTGAAGACGAAACTGCTTTTTATGATGCCCTGGAGGTGAATGACAGCGCGGTTATCAGCTTGGGAGACAACACCCTCAAAGCGATCGCTCGTGATTTGGTAAAAGCCATCCGCTCTAATTTAACCATTGATTGGACTGTGAAGGAAAATGTCCGGGCTAAGTTACGTGTGACAGTTAAACGATTACTCAAAAAATATGGCTATCCACCCGATAAACAGGAGAAGGCAACGGCAACAGTGTTGGAACAAGCGGAGTTGTTATGCAAAGACTGGGTAGCTTAG
- a CDS encoding EF-hand domain-containing protein → MTTEQELQSLFNTLDRDQDGKVSINELFLSPGLSAIISSETNTSSPQELLIRYDSDEDGSITFEELKEAVEKANNLT, encoded by the coding sequence ATGACAACCGAGCAAGAGCTTCAATCTCTTTTTAATACCTTAGATCGCGATCAAGACGGTAAAGTGTCCATTAATGAGCTTTTTTTAAGTCCTGGCTTAAGTGCAATCATCTCATCAGAAACAAATACCAGTAGCCCCCAGGAGTTACTAATACGGTATGATTCAGACGAAGACGGTAGTATTACCTTTGAAGAGTTAAAGGAAGCAGTTGAGAAAGCAAATAATTTAACCTAG
- a CDS encoding DUF4157 domain-containing protein → MYSRQHRTFKNSSNSSDKPAKSQFAPRPFAAYPPSEATPQQQQTPNLQTQKSDVNEYKSGLIDGSKLTPRTTPARTPRIQMKLTIGQPGDKYEQEADQMAQDVVQRINAPQSESVQRQETPEEELRMKPLSGTLGRQEIPEEGVQMKSMVQRLSVGGGTDATPDIEESIQGAKGSGQPLTENIKEPMERAFGADFSGVKVHTDTQSDQLNQSIQAKAFTTGEDVFFRQGEYNPGSRGGQELLAHELTHVVQQKGKGTEGDGQGKALLQRKIMFEKGTEYLNTEGSDQKVFGLKVPDIYRQQLSEVSKLEKEVLVIAEQPGSGSASYSYDEDRQKGIIKVGVLDENYDEETKQSVAKSKIIAMCHEMQHAIDDLKVGSPQEGRVRGSGPWYDKIMSELQAHAVQAQAGKEIMKEGVKISQNDEILASGFNEEGFNQGGVMYNKLLLYFKMYGVDLDVGMGTGVTEEEKNQAQVSQFIFLNWDVINALIEKVNPTESKGKGEELQPLGKRKRE, encoded by the coding sequence ATGTATAGCAGACAGCACAGAACTTTTAAAAATTCTTCCAATTCCTCAGACAAACCAGCAAAGAGTCAATTTGCACCGCGTCCCTTTGCCGCTTACCCTCCAAGCGAAGCGACACCCCAACAACAGCAAACGCCAAACTTACAGACTCAAAAGTCAGACGTAAATGAGTATAAAAGCGGCCTTATAGATGGCTCAAAACTTACACCCCGTACAACTCCAGCCCGGACACCAAGAATTCAGATGAAGCTCACCATCGGTCAGCCTGGGGATAAGTATGAACAAGAGGCAGATCAGATGGCGCAGGATGTGGTGCAGCGAATTAATGCCCCTCAGAGTGAAAGTGTTCAGCGTCAGGAAACACCTGAAGAAGAACTGCGAATGAAACCGCTGTCTGGTACTCTTGGGCGTCAGGAAATACCTGAAGAAGGAGTGCAAATGAAGTCAATGGTGCAACGTCTGTCTGTTGGAGGTGGGACAGATGCCACACCAGATATTGAAGAATCCATCCAGGGGGCAAAGGGTAGCGGACAGCCACTGACAGAAAATATCAAAGAACCGATGGAACGGGCGTTTGGGGCTGATTTCAGTGGAGTGAAGGTTCACACAGATACTCAATCTGACCAGTTGAACCAATCGATTCAGGCAAAGGCGTTTACCACAGGTGAGGATGTGTTCTTTCGCCAGGGGGAATATAATCCTGGGAGTCGAGGGGGGCAGGAGTTGTTAGCCCATGAGTTGACTCATGTGGTGCAGCAGAAGGGAAAAGGGACGGAGGGAGATGGGCAAGGAAAAGCGTTGCTACAGAGAAAGATCATGTTTGAGAAAGGTACGGAGTACCTAAACACCGAGGGAAGTGACCAAAAAGTATTTGGATTGAAAGTACCCGATATCTATAGGCAGCAATTATCGGAGGTGTCCAAATTGGAGAAAGAAGTATTGGTTATTGCCGAGCAACCAGGAAGTGGATCGGCGAGTTACAGTTACGACGAGGATAGACAAAAAGGAATAATCAAAGTGGGAGTATTAGACGAAAACTACGACGAAGAGACAAAGCAAAGTGTAGCGAAAAGTAAGATCATCGCCATGTGCCATGAAATGCAACATGCGATAGATGATTTAAAGGTTGGCAGCCCACAGGAAGGAAGGGTGAGAGGGAGTGGCCCGTGGTACGACAAGATCATGAGTGAACTACAAGCGCACGCGGTGCAGGCACAGGCAGGGAAGGAGATAATGAAAGAGGGTGTGAAAATATCACAGAATGATGAAATACTGGCATCGGGTTTTAATGAAGAGGGATTCAATCAAGGCGGTGTGATGTATAACAAATTGTTGTTGTACTTTAAAATGTACGGAGTGGATCTCGATGTGGGAATGGGGACAGGTGTAACGGAAGAAGAAAAAAATCAAGCACAAGTGAGCCAATTCATCTTCCTTAACTGGGATGTGATCAATGCCCTAATTGAGAAGGTGAATCCTACGGAGTCCAAGGGAAAGGGAGAAGAACTACAGCCCCTGGGAAAAAGGAAAAGAGAATAA
- a CDS encoding PhnD/SsuA/transferrin family substrate-binding protein encodes MSNSKNNHTFIKFIAFAGVLSLSGCKPNLPKPPVSSPYTVIENKQQGLQTSSLTIGILSKPGYYQELTTYLRSQFGNKVQIVLDGDESISYEEVRKRLINKEWDIAFTLSPILSIAAKNNDYRFAARMFPNNPPYYQAALFAKSNSSIQSLSDLKSTNTIAMGDFNSASSFYIPAYDLFGKSLKVNMGHRGKDIKDLVKTGKADLGAAAYDTVKNDKAFKIIHLSKQVPGSSVYLSPKLSESDREIIKKLMLDAPDNIKKQANYGSGEEPNYSQLIHISRKAEEVLRCANFQINPVNFFCSKSKNTPVQPLNTSNTEMLGQINGWSRRDSETETFNLSGKDNKVYQIVIPRKILNQVPGASNPIALQGKEVKIINVVPQKTQRGILELKITQPNQLNLLENVSNSPTQSSVQVKRVISNSPSQSSYQVKQVDDGDTITVTDKSGEEIRVRFACIDTAEIPHSDAEKNSTAPANKNQFLWGNKAKERLESLIKPDTQVTLNIVDTDRYGRKVAEVRLPDGTFTQQILVKEGLAMVYRKYLKSCPSATIVEQAEAEAKQQSLNIWGDSQFIAPWDWRSQKKSSNKPKLKTL; translated from the coding sequence GTGTCTAATTCTAAAAACAATCATACTTTTATAAAGTTTATAGCATTTGCTGGAGTTTTGAGTTTATCAGGTTGTAAGCCTAATCTACCCAAACCCCCAGTTTCCTCACCTTATACTGTCATTGAAAATAAGCAGCAAGGCTTACAAACAAGTTCTTTAACCATAGGAATTTTGAGCAAGCCTGGTTACTATCAAGAACTAACTACTTACTTACGTTCTCAATTTGGTAATAAAGTTCAAATAGTCCTTGATGGTGATGAATCTATTTCTTATGAAGAAGTCCGAAAAAGGCTTATAAATAAAGAGTGGGATATTGCCTTTACTTTATCACCAATACTTTCTATAGCTGCTAAAAATAACGATTATCGTTTTGCAGCCCGAATGTTTCCTAATAATCCTCCATATTACCAAGCAGCTTTATTTGCCAAATCTAACAGTAGTATTCAATCACTCAGTGATTTAAAATCTACAAATACTATTGCTATGGGAGATTTTAATTCAGCATCCAGCTTCTACATACCTGCTTATGACTTATTTGGTAAAAGTCTAAAGGTAAACATGGGGCATCGAGGAAAAGATATTAAAGATTTAGTCAAAACTGGAAAAGCTGATTTAGGAGCAGCCGCTTATGACACAGTTAAAAATGATAAAGCTTTCAAAATTATTCACCTAAGCAAGCAAGTTCCTGGTTCTAGTGTTTACCTATCACCTAAACTTTCTGAATCTGACCGTGAGATTATTAAAAAACTTATGCTTGATGCACCTGATAATATTAAAAAACAAGCTAATTATGGTAGTGGCGAAGAACCTAATTACTCACAGTTGATACATATTTCTCGCAAGGCAGAAGAAGTTTTACGATGTGCCAATTTTCAGATAAACCCTGTTAACTTTTTTTGCTCTAAATCTAAAAATACTCCAGTTCAACCATTAAATACTTCTAATACAGAAATGTTAGGGCAAATTAATGGATGGAGTCGCAGAGATAGTGAAACTGAAACTTTCAATTTATCGGGAAAAGATAATAAAGTTTACCAAATAGTCATACCTCGAAAAATTCTCAATCAAGTTCCCGGTGCTTCTAATCCAATCGCTTTACAGGGTAAAGAAGTCAAGATAATAAATGTTGTACCTCAAAAAACACAACGAGGAATCTTAGAATTAAAAATTACACAGCCTAATCAATTGAATTTATTAGAAAATGTGTCCAATTCTCCTACTCAATCAAGCGTTCAAGTAAAACGAGTTATATCTAATTCTCCCTCTCAGTCAAGTTATCAGGTCAAGCAAGTTGATGACGGCGATACAATAACTGTCACTGATAAATCTGGTGAAGAAATTAGAGTGCGATTTGCTTGTATAGATACCGCAGAGATACCTCATTCTGATGCGGAAAAAAACAGTACCGCTCCTGCTAATAAAAATCAGTTTCTATGGGGCAATAAAGCCAAAGAACGATTAGAATCACTAATAAAACCAGATACTCAGGTAACACTAAATATAGTAGATACTGACCGCTATGGTCGTAAAGTTGCTGAAGTACGTTTACCAGATGGTACTTTTACTCAACAGATATTAGTTAAAGAAGGATTAGCTATGGTTTATCGAAAATACCTGAAAAGCTGCCCTAGTGCCACTATTGTAGAACAGGCTGAAGCTGAGGCTAAACAACAAAGTTTAAATATTTGGGGGGACTCACAATTTATCGCTCCTTGGGATTGGCGATCACAGAAAAAATCATCAAACAAACCTAAATTAAAAACACTGTAA
- a CDS encoding NERD domain-containing protein, translated as MINRQENDKRRPSNKIQAAKSIGRLTLAGIITFTVGAFTSLDRYNNYWDKTIFRVQTVDFNILSHTLPTKLSYAITQNQPEEVQRTLDSNYSLFGLIVTDSSGQKIIAYSGKNSDRSSSWKAALNPEKLKNHSYDLLLDPPPVFSQWTYSNSHAINRTATNLTNKGRVIGRVYYVRGVRPTFQDDFSNWLSNPLSESSRIQTYTMTLLACVTGGLAIWTFLEYILYKKRVSEAKAKEREQTLKDYNKALAIQLAERINELTLSQNQREREKSELIRDTNKVRNQNNKLYQEISQLKESLNRLPKNAEDLMPLQAELEKTRLEAEQNLNKQKQYQQNIGQLNERLRLAQKKQLEATESNEIKENELAQLQKQIQDIENSRSLAESELEELRSNEKGSQKIITVLEQKLYNQILVQEQLNTQLELLQNSLLESQQREQELAQREKQTQAELEILGEEIERIKEDEGRHPLNNFEVSIKNTLEQHFSSERVLTQFDVGTGKQGSKFTDFIIVMNKCCIVIEAKSYQGTITSVGNPRNTGWTCNTGTRKLYIYACWGENPYQQVKTYADSLYQYVKSSNRNRFPVYGVVVFPANSDIDNDIESNIGGFYRVTTLNNLITVIEQLDNQSHLQNARTYQQILQRLNGVPNQQAA; from the coding sequence ATGATAAACAGACAAGAGAATGATAAAAGACGCCCATCAAATAAAATACAAGCCGCAAAGAGTATAGGTAGATTAACTTTAGCTGGAATAATCACTTTTACGGTTGGGGCATTTACAAGTTTAGACCGCTATAACAACTATTGGGACAAAACAATATTTCGTGTCCAAACTGTTGATTTTAACATCTTATCTCACACTTTACCAACGAAACTCTCTTATGCAATAACTCAAAACCAACCTGAAGAAGTACAACGCACCTTAGATAGTAATTACAGTCTGTTTGGGTTAATTGTGACAGATTCTAGTGGACAAAAAATTATTGCCTACTCTGGTAAAAATTCTGACCGTTCTTCCTCTTGGAAAGCTGCTCTCAATCCAGAAAAATTAAAAAATCATTCTTACGATTTGTTGCTTGACCCTCCTCCTGTCTTCTCTCAGTGGACTTATAGTAATTCTCATGCTATTAACCGTACCGCTACTAATTTAACAAATAAAGGTCGAGTTATTGGCAGAGTTTACTATGTTAGGGGTGTAAGACCAACCTTCCAGGATGATTTTTCAAACTGGTTGAGTAATCCCCTATCTGAAAGTAGTCGCATTCAAACTTACACAATGACCTTACTGGCCTGTGTCACAGGTGGCTTGGCTATTTGGACTTTTTTAGAATACATTCTTTACAAAAAACGGGTATCTGAAGCTAAAGCTAAAGAAAGAGAACAGACATTAAAAGATTACAATAAAGCCTTAGCAATTCAATTAGCTGAGAGAATAAATGAACTAACATTATCCCAAAATCAAAGAGAACGAGAAAAAAGTGAATTAATTAGGGATACTAATAAAGTTCGTAATCAGAATAATAAGCTTTATCAGGAAATTTCTCAACTGAAGGAATCGCTCAATAGGTTGCCAAAAAATGCAGAAGATTTAATGCCTCTGCAAGCCGAACTAGAAAAAACTAGATTAGAAGCTGAACAAAATCTAAATAAACAGAAACAATACCAACAAAATATTGGACAATTAAATGAGCGTTTGCGGCTTGCTCAGAAGAAACAACTAGAAGCTACTGAATCAAATGAAATTAAAGAAAATGAATTAGCTCAACTCCAAAAACAAATACAGGATATTGAAAATTCTCGTTCCTTGGCTGAATCTGAATTAGAAGAACTCCGAAGTAATGAAAAAGGTTCCCAAAAAATTATTACTGTATTAGAACAAAAATTATATAATCAAATATTGGTACAAGAACAACTTAACACTCAACTAGAGCTTTTGCAAAATTCTTTATTAGAATCTCAACAGCGAGAACAAGAATTAGCACAGCGTGAAAAGCAGACACAAGCTGAATTAGAGATTTTAGGCGAAGAAATTGAACGTATAAAAGAGGATGAAGGTCGGCACCCTTTAAATAATTTTGAAGTGTCCATTAAAAATACCTTAGAGCAGCATTTTTCTTCAGAAAGAGTATTGACACAATTTGATGTAGGTACTGGAAAGCAAGGGAGTAAGTTTACTGATTTCATAATTGTTATGAATAAGTGCTGTATCGTTATAGAAGCTAAATCTTATCAGGGAACAATTACATCTGTTGGTAATCCGCGTAATACTGGATGGACTTGTAATACAGGAACTAGAAAACTGTATATTTATGCTTGTTGGGGAGAAAACCCTTATCAGCAAGTTAAAACTTATGCCGATTCTTTGTACCAATATGTCAAATCGTCAAATCGGAATAGATTTCCTGTATATGGTGTTGTTGTATTTCCGGCGAACTCGGATATTGATAATGACATTGAATCTAATATAGGTGGTTTTTACAGAGTGACCACACTGAATAATTTGATTACTGTTATTGAACAATTAGACAACCAATCTCATTTACAAAATGCAAGAACTTATCAACAAATTTTGCAAAGACTTAATGGTGTACCTAATCAACAAGCAGCTTAA
- a CDS encoding calcium-binding protein: protein MAKINGTSDNDFLNGTTSNDLIRGLAGDDILFGNGGSDTLEGGTGDDFLDVSNSTGDSLLFGGADNDNLFATNTLGDNTLYGGTGDDNLYVDFSAGNNLLFGGDGNDFLSASTFLIALDFNGPKPSGNNTLIGGAGDDFLDVSNSTGDNLLFGGIGNDSLSAEFSSGNNTLNGGAGDDYLSVEYATGDNLLFGGIGNDSLSAEFSSGNNTLNGGAGKDTLRGGFAADVLFGDGGADTLIGNGGNDTLIGGAGDDILIGVDSSEEQPGQLERDTLIGGAGRDTFVLGEPFKLYYDDSQIRFIIAPPPNEPPPSYALIADFEPGKDIIQLKGAIEYELEKVSLPNGVSGLGIFFDADRFDGNGSEQLIGIIQSQQSLNNLQISNGRAITTIT, encoded by the coding sequence ATGGCAAAGATCAATGGTACTAGTGATAACGACTTCCTCAATGGCACGACAAGCAATGATTTGATTAGAGGCTTGGCGGGTGATGATATTTTATTTGGTAACGGGGGCAGCGATACCCTCGAAGGTGGGACTGGTGACGATTTCTTAGATGTTAGCAATTCAACAGGCGATAGTCTGCTTTTTGGTGGCGCTGACAATGATAATCTCTTTGCTACTAACACCTTGGGCGATAACACCCTTTATGGTGGCACTGGAGATGATAATTTGTATGTTGACTTTTCAGCAGGCAATAATCTACTTTTTGGTGGCGATGGCAATGATTTTCTTTCTGCCTCCACCTTTCTGATAGCTTTAGATTTCAACGGCCCTAAGCCGTCTGGCAATAACACCCTCATTGGTGGGGCTGGTGACGATTTCTTAGATGTTAGCAATTCAACAGGCGATAACCTGCTATTTGGTGGAATTGGAAATGATTCTCTGTCTGCGGAATTCTCATCTGGCAATAATACTCTCAATGGTGGTGCTGGCGACGATTACTTGAGTGTTGAATATGCAACAGGCGATAACCTGCTATTTGGTGGGATTGGCAATGATTCCCTGTCTGCGGAATTCTCATCTGGCAATAATACTCTCAATGGTGGTGCTGGAAAAGACACCCTTCGTGGTGGTTTTGCTGCTGATGTCCTCTTTGGAGATGGCGGTGCAGATACCTTAATTGGTAATGGCGGTAATGACACTTTAATCGGTGGCGCGGGTGATGATATTCTGATTGGTGTGGATTCTTCCGAGGAACAACCAGGTCAGTTAGAGCGGGATACACTCATTGGCGGTGCGGGCAGAGATACCTTTGTTCTGGGAGAGCCTTTCAAGCTTTATTACGATGATAGTCAGATTAGGTTCATCATCGCGCCCCCTCCAAATGAACCACCACCAAGCTATGCTTTAATTGCTGACTTTGAGCCAGGGAAAGATATTATTCAGCTTAAAGGAGCAATCGAGTATGAGCTAGAAAAAGTAAGTCTACCAAATGGTGTTTCTGGTCTAGGCATTTTCTTTGATGCTGATCGCTTTGATGGTAATGGTTCTGAACAATTGATTGGTATTATTCAAAGTCAACAATCTCTAAATAATCTGCAAATAAGTAATGGTCGAGCAATCACAACTATCACCTAA
- a CDS encoding 5'-nucleotidase, lipoprotein e(P4) family: protein MSKLPSQFLTITALAPVLLLSQLQQGTQEGITNQQLNDQSMIAVNWVQQSGEYRALAYQAFNIAKLTFDQAKSKDISRPAIIVDIDETVLDNSPYQAGLFDSDNVFQPDTWNQWVKEAKNKSIPGALEFVNYVNSNGGKVFFISDRDGKRVNKYQKSAVETATISNLKSVGFTGVNEQTVLLKGKFSKIIDGKENTSKQWRIEAVKNGSADGKKYTVIALIGDNLNDFDETAGKKNQQRRDHVDKNRNFYGVLDAIPNGVIEPAYIAIPNPMYGNWETGMYNPQAFKKQSPLEMSPGEKNQQRKESLNRWLPK from the coding sequence ATGTCCAAATTACCATCTCAATTCCTGACCATTACTGCATTAGCACCAGTGCTATTACTGTCACAATTACAACAAGGCACACAAGAAGGCATTACCAACCAACAATTAAATGATCAATCAATGATAGCAGTTAATTGGGTGCAACAATCTGGAGAATACAGAGCTTTAGCTTATCAAGCATTCAATATAGCCAAACTCACCTTTGACCAAGCTAAATCAAAAGACATTTCCCGCCCAGCTATTATTGTTGATATTGACGAAACGGTTCTTGATAATAGCCCTTATCAAGCTGGGTTATTTGATAGTGATAATGTTTTTCAACCCGATACTTGGAATCAATGGGTCAAGGAAGCAAAGAACAAATCTATTCCAGGAGCACTTGAATTTGTTAATTATGTAAATAGCAATGGAGGGAAGGTATTTTTTATTTCAGACCGAGACGGAAAGAGAGTTAATAAATATCAAAAAAGCGCTGTAGAAACAGCCACTATCAGTAATTTAAAATCAGTTGGATTCACAGGAGTAAATGAACAGACAGTTTTGCTAAAAGGAAAGTTTAGTAAAATAATTGATGGTAAAGAAAATACTTCTAAACAATGGCGAATAGAAGCAGTAAAGAATGGTAGTGCCGACGGAAAAAAGTATACAGTAATCGCTTTAATTGGGGATAACCTCAACGACTTTGATGAAACAGCAGGTAAGAAAAATCAACAACGTCGTGACCATGTAGACAAGAATCGCAATTTTTATGGTGTGCTTGATGCCATACCAAATGGGGTGATTGAACCTGCTTACATTGCCATTCCTAATCCTATGTATGGAAACTGGGAAACAGGAATGTATAACCCGCAAGCATTTAAAAAACAAAGTCCTTTAGAAATGAGTCCAGGAGAGAAAAATCAACAACGGAAAGAATCTTTAAACCGCTGGTTGCCCAAGTAA